In the Candidatus Aminicenantes bacterium genome, CAATGGTTTTCACCAATTCCATTATAACATTTAAAGGAGCCCTTTTACATAAATAAATCCCCAAAAATCCAATTATATCAACACTCTTCAACGATCATTACTGAAAATATGGGGTGACGGCAGGAAGGAAGGGGGACGGTTCTTGAGTGCGCCAAGCAAGCTGGCGCGATTCAGGGGGTTAAAATCCCCCACGGGCAAAGCCTAGCCAGCCGCCCGTTATTCAAGTTGCATTTAAGAGGAAGAGGGACGGTTCTTGACAATTTGACAATTTGGGGATAGGGTTGGTTTATGCGATTACCGAGGCGGACGTTTCAGGGGGCGTTTCATCATGCCATGAACCGGGGGTACGAAGGGAGAGTCCTGTTTCGGGATGATGGGGATCGAATTTTCTTTGTTGATATATTGAAGAAGATTCAAAAATTGACCCGGTTGCGGATACTGGCCTGGTGCCTGATGGATACCCACTACCACATGGTCCTTCAGGACAACAACGGCAAAATGTCCGCGTTTTTCAAGCAGCTGAATGGTCAGTACGCCGGATATTTCCGGCAACGCTACGGGGGCCGGGGCTACGTGTTCCAGGACCGTTTCAAATCCATGCTGATCCAAGACGACGCTTACTTGATGTTGACCATCGGCTATGTGCTGAACAATCCTGTGCGTGCCCGACTTGTAAAGGATTTCGCGGAATGCAAGTGGTCCAGCGGCAGTGCATATTTCAGTCAGAATGAAAGCGAAATTGTGGATGCAGGATTCGTCGAGGAGCTGTTCGGCAACGTGGATGAGTTCAATGGTTTTGTAAGGCGTATGCCCGTTGATGAGTTGCCCACGGTCCGAACCGAACTGGGCATAATCATCGGCGGGGGAGATGTGCTCCCGGATCTGGAACGGAAGGCTGATCGCAGGCAGCGGGGCGGTGATCAGAACCGGGAGATGCGAAGACATGATGATGGCTTTCATGATCCAGTGGCCAAGGTGGTCCAGGAGTTTGAGCGTATGCATGACATGCGAATCACCGACCTGGACCTGTCCACCCATGCGCACAAAAGATTGCGCGCGGAGTTGCTGCTATTGTTGAAGGAACAAGGGGGACTGACCTACAGGGAGATTGCTCAAATGGACATGTTCGGAGACCTTAGCATCAACAGCCTGGGGACGTTGTACAAACGCAGTCGCATGCGGATGAAGAGCTGAAATTGTCAAATTGTCAAGAACCGTCCCCCTTCCTAGAACCGTCCCCCTTCCTTGGGCGTCCCCCTTGGAAGCGTGCAGGCGGTCGTACCAGGTGATGGGGTCGGTGGCGTAGTAGGACTTGAGTTCTGCGTAGAGTTCGGGGTGGCGCTTTTCCAGCTGGCGCGGTTTTTCAAAAAAGGTCTCGCCGGCAACGGCGAAGAATTCGGCGGGGTTGGTGGCCCCGTACTTGTTCATCACCGTCTTGCGGTGTTTTTTCTTTTTGCGGATCAGGCGCTCGTACTCTTCGCCCAGCACCCGCGCCCAGGAGGCGTAAGCGGAAAACTCCGCCAGGATGGGCGCGCCGTCGGCGGCCCCGTCCTCCTGGTCCAACTGGTGGGCGAACTCGTGAAAGACCACGTTGCGGCCGTCATAGGTGTTTTTGGCCCCGTGGACCGCGGCGTCCCAGGCCAGCACCAGTTCGCCGCTGCTCCATGATTCTCCCAGGTTGGTCTGGGTGGATTCAGAGACCAAGTGGCCCGACTGGCTGACGCGTCTGGCCATGTAGGCGGTGGGATAGATGTAGATGGTGGAGAGTTTGGGAAAGTAGTTTGTCTTGCGATTCAGCAGCAGCAGGCAGGCCTGGGCGGCCGTCAGCACGCGCACTTCATCAGTGACTTCCTGGCCCTGGCGTCCGACGAAGTTTTTCTCGGCCAGGAAAACCTGAATCTTTTCCCGCAGCTCCTTCTGCAACGCAGCGGGCAGACCTCTGTACAGGGGGAAATGCTTTTGCAGGATAGCGAGCCATTTTTGCGGAAAGGGTTGTTGCCTGATTTTTTGGCGTTTATGCTTAATAAACCAGGGTTTGACCAGAAAGAACAGGGCCACGACCAGGCAACCGATGGCAAAGATCAGAAATTCCATGGTCAGAATCCGAACCCGGTGCCCAGGGCCATGGCGGTTTTGACGATGTCGCCGTCGGGCGCAACCTTCCGGGGTACGGCCACGGCTTCCGCAATCGGGGTGGCCACGATCTTTGTGCCCCGCAGTCCCACCATGTGGCCGAACAGGCCGTCGACCGCGGTTTCCATGGCGTGGTAGCCGAAGCGGGTGGCCAGCAGGCGGTCGAATGCCGTGGGGCTGCCGCCTCGTTGCACGTGGCCCAGGATCGTGTACCGGGATTCAATGTCGGTCAAGTCCTCGATGGTGTCGCCCACAAAGCGTGAAATACCGCCCAGGCGGATGGGGTCGCTGGGGTCCTGAACTTTCCGGGCCACGACCAGTTCGCCGTCCACCTGTTTGGCGCCCTCGGCCACCACGATCAGGGAAAAACGCTTGCCGCGTTTTTCCCGGTCACGGATCTTGCGGGCCACCAGGTTCATGTCAAAAGGGATTTCCGGAATGAGGATCACGTCGCCCCCGCCGGCGATGCCCGCTTCCAGGGCGATCCAGCCGGCATAACGTCCCATTACCTCTAAAACCATGATGCGGTGGTGGGATTCGGCGGTGGAATGGAGGCGATCCACCGCCTCGGTGGCGATGGAAACCGCGGTGTCGAAACCGAAGGTGAGGTCCGTACCGCCGATATCGTTGTCAATCGTCTTGGGCACCCCGACCACGGGAATGCCGTACTGCTTGTACATTTTATTGGCCAGGGTCTGGGTGCCGTCGCCGCCGATGGCCACCAGCAAATCGAGCTTCTCGCGTTCCACCGTCGCCGCGGCGTCAGCGGAGCGGTCCGAGAAACCGGTGCGGTTGCCGTCGGCGTCCAGTACGGGATATTGAAAGGGATTGTGGCGGTTGGATGTCCCCAGGATGGTGCCGCCCCGGGGCAGGATCCCCGAGACGTCGTCAAAGCCCAACGGACGGGTGTCATTCTCCACCAGGCCGCGGAAGCCGTCACGGATGCCCACGACTTCGGCGTTGTAGCGTGTGAAAGCGGTTTTGACCACGGCACGGATCACTGCGTTGAGGCCGGGGCAATCACCCCCGCCGGTCAGAATTCCCAGTCGACGAATGCGTTTCATATGGTTTCCTCCGGGTCGTTCCCCCCATGGAGTCCGCGGCGCAGGCTCTCTTCGAGTTCATCCATGCGGCGCTGGACCATCTCTTCCGCGTTGCGGACGGGCAGTGAATCCGGGTGGATGGGGGCACCGTAAGCAAGCCGGATGCGGCTGAACGGCAAAGGCAGCAGGAACCTGTCCCAGGAACGCTGGAAAATGTGTGACGGCCTGGCGTACCAGCTGACCGGAATCAGCCAGGCCCCGCTGCGACGAGCGAGTTCCAGGGTGCCGGGTTTCATTTCGCGGGCCGGGCCCCTGGGACCGTCGGCGGTGATCAACACTTCGGTTCCGGGTTCGCGCAGGCTGCGCATCATGGATAAAAAAGCGGGGGCGCCTCCCCGTGAAGAGGAGCCGCGGATGGGCTTGAGCCCGAATTCCCGGGCTACGCCGGCCACGAGTTCACCGTCCTTTGACTGCGAGATCAGGGGGCGAGCGCCGCTGTTGCGGAAATGGTGGATCAGGGCAAAAATATGGCGGTGCCAGAACAGGATGATCACGGGCGCGCCCCGGTGCCGGACCGCTTCAACGGCTTCCAGGCCGGACACTTCAGTACGGCAGGTGCCGACAATGCCGTGGATCAGCAGGCAAAGGAACTTGCGCCGCAGGAAATCACCCATGGTTCTCCGGGCGGATGTTGTATTCGCGAATTTTCTCCAGCAATGTCTTGTAGCTGACCCCGAGTTGATCGGCCGCGCGTCGGCGGTTGAATCCCGTGCGCTCCAGTTCCGCCTGAATCCGCGCCTTTTCCACCAGTCGGACCGCGCGGGCGCTGACCTGTTTGAGTCCGCCATCCAGGCTGAAATCCTCCAACAGGTCCAGGCCGCGGTCGGGCAGCACGATGTCCGCTCCCTCGATGCGCGGACCGTGTGAAATAATCACGGCCCGTTCAATCGTGTTCTGCAACTCCCGCACATTGC is a window encoding:
- a CDS encoding ATP-dependent 6-phosphofructokinase, which produces MKRIRRLGILTGGGDCPGLNAVIRAVVKTAFTRYNAEVVGIRDGFRGLVENDTRPLGFDDVSGILPRGGTILGTSNRHNPFQYPVLDADGNRTGFSDRSADAAATVEREKLDLLVAIGGDGTQTLANKMYKQYGIPVVGVPKTIDNDIGGTDLTFGFDTAVSIATEAVDRLHSTAESHHRIMVLEVMGRYAGWIALEAGIAGGGDVILIPEIPFDMNLVARKIRDREKRGKRFSLIVVAEGAKQVDGELVVARKVQDPSDPIRLGGISRFVGDTIEDLTDIESRYTILGHVQRGGSPTAFDRLLATRFGYHAMETAVDGLFGHMVGLRGTKIVATPIAEAVAVPRKVAPDGDIVKTAMALGTGFGF
- a CDS encoding DUF374 domain-containing protein; the protein is MGDFLRRKFLCLLIHGIVGTCRTEVSGLEAVEAVRHRGAPVIILFWHRHIFALIHHFRNSGARPLISQSKDGELVAGVAREFGLKPIRGSSSRGGAPAFLSMMRSLREPGTEVLITADGPRGPAREMKPGTLELARRSGAWLIPVSWYARPSHIFQRSWDRFLLPLPFSRIRLAYGAPIHPDSLPVRNAEEMVQRRMDELEESLRRGLHGGNDPEETI
- a CDS encoding zinc-dependent peptidase, with translation MEFLIFAIGCLVVALFFLVKPWFIKHKRQKIRQQPFPQKWLAILQKHFPLYRGLPAALQKELREKIQVFLAEKNFVGRQGQEVTDEVRVLTAAQACLLLLNRKTNYFPKLSTIYIYPTAYMARRVSQSGHLVSESTQTNLGESWSSGELVLAWDAAVHGAKNTYDGRNVVFHEFAHQLDQEDGAADGAPILAEFSAYASWARVLGEEYERLIRKKKKHRKTVMNKYGATNPAEFFAVAGETFFEKPRQLEKRHPELYAELKSYYATDPITWYDRLHASKGDAQGRGTVLGRGTVLDNLTISALHPHATAFVQRPQAVDAKVSEHVHLSNLPVGQSPLFLQQ